Proteins encoded in a region of the Dorea longicatena genome:
- a CDS encoding nucleotidyltransferase family protein encodes MNKPVLVIMAAGMGSRYGGLKQLDPVDNDGHIIMDFSMYDAKRAGFEKVVFIIKHEIEDEFKEHVGKRMEKYMDVAYAYQNIDNIPEGYEVPEGRVKPWGTAHAVYSCMDEIDGPFAVINADDYYGVEAFKLIYDYLSTHVDDDKYRYTMVGYHLANTVTDNGYVSRGICETNKNGELVSVTERTRIEKYNGGVAYTEDDGNTWVQVPDDTTVSMNMWGFTKSILEEIKAGFPAFLDKGLKENPMKCEYFLPTVVSNLLAEDKATVSVLKSADKWYGVTYKEDKPVVVAAIQRMKDEGLYPQHLWEGK; translated from the coding sequence ATGAATAAACCAGTATTAGTGATCATGGCAGCAGGAATGGGAAGCAGATATGGCGGACTGAAACAGTTAGATCCGGTCGATAACGACGGACATATCATCATGGACTTTTCTATGTATGATGCAAAGCGGGCAGGATTCGAAAAAGTTGTGTTTATTATCAAACACGAGATCGAAGACGAATTCAAAGAGCATGTAGGAAAGCGTATGGAGAAATACATGGATGTTGCATACGCATATCAAAATATTGATAATATTCCGGAAGGATATGAAGTACCGGAAGGACGTGTAAAACCTTGGGGAACGGCACATGCCGTATACAGCTGTATGGATGAGATCGATGGACCATTCGCAGTCATCAATGCAGATGACTATTATGGAGTAGAAGCATTCAAGCTGATCTACGATTATCTGTCTACACATGTAGATGATGACAAGTACAGATATACAATGGTGGGATATCATCTTGCCAATACTGTAACAGACAATGGCTATGTATCCAGAGGTATATGTGAGACAAATAAGAACGGAGAACTGGTATCTGTCACAGAGCGTACCAGAATTGAGAAATACAACGGCGGTGTTGCATACACAGAAGACGACGGTAACACATGGGTACAGGTACCGGATGATACAACAGTATCTATGAATATGTGGGGATTTACAAAGAGCATCTTAGAAGAGATCAAAGCAGGATTTCCGGCATTTCTTGACAAGGGACTGAAAGAGAATCCGATGAAATGCGAGTATTTCCTGCCGACTGTAGTCAGCAACCTTCTTGCAGAAGACAAGGCAACAGTATCTGTGCTGAAATCCGCAGACAAATGGTATGGAGTAACTTATAAAGAAGATAAACCGGTTGTGGTAGCAGCCATTCAGAGAATGAAGGACGAAGGACTGTATCCGCAGCATCTTTGGGAGGGAAAATAA
- the galE gene encoding UDP-glucose 4-epimerase GalE, with the protein MAKKILITGGAGYIGSHTALELLNEGYEVVVYDNLCNSSKESLKRVEELTGKTITFYEGDVMDEAALKAMLEKEGVDAVIHCAALKAVGESVQKPLEYYRNNITGTLTLMDVMKQTGVKNIVFSSSATVYGSPEEMPITEECPKGQCTNPYGWTKSMMEQIMTDVQKANPDMNVILLRYFNPVGAHESGRIGEDPKGIPNNLMPYISQVAVGKLEKLGVFGDDYDTPDGTGVRDYIHVVDLAKGHVKAINYIFSNPGLDVINLGTGVGYSVLDMVKAFGKACGKEIPYEIKPRRAGDIAMCYADPAKAARVLGWKAEKGLDEMCADTWRWQSQNPNGYES; encoded by the coding sequence GTGGCCAAGAAAATATTAATTACCGGAGGAGCCGGTTATATCGGAAGTCATACGGCACTGGAACTTCTGAATGAAGGATATGAAGTGGTTGTATATGACAATCTTTGTAATTCATCTAAAGAATCTTTAAAAAGGGTAGAAGAGCTTACCGGAAAGACGATTACATTTTATGAAGGGGATGTAATGGATGAAGCTGCATTGAAGGCAATGCTGGAAAAAGAAGGCGTAGATGCGGTTATCCATTGTGCAGCACTGAAAGCAGTCGGAGAATCCGTACAGAAGCCATTAGAGTACTACCGTAATAATATAACAGGAACTCTGACGCTGATGGATGTTATGAAACAGACCGGTGTTAAGAATATTGTATTCAGCTCTTCTGCAACTGTATACGGAAGTCCGGAAGAGATGCCGATCACAGAGGAGTGCCCGAAGGGACAGTGTACGAATCCTTATGGATGGACAAAGTCTATGATGGAACAGATCATGACAGATGTACAGAAGGCAAATCCGGATATGAATGTCATCCTGCTTCGTTATTTCAACCCGGTCGGAGCGCATGAAAGCGGACGTATCGGAGAAGATCCAAAGGGAATCCCGAACAACCTGATGCCATATATTTCACAGGTGGCAGTAGGAAAGCTTGAAAAACTCGGCGTATTCGGAGATGACTATGACACACCGGACGGAACCGGAGTCCGTGACTACATTCATGTAGTAGATCTTGCAAAAGGACACGTAAAAGCAATTAACTATATCTTCAGCAATCCGGGACTTGATGTGATCAATCTTGGAACGGGTGTTGGATATTCCGTGCTTGATATGGTAAAAGCATTCGGCAAAGCATGTGGAAAAGAGATTCCATATGAGATCAAACCAAGAAGAGCCGGAGATATCGCGATGTGTTATGCAGATCCTGCCAAGGCAGCAAGAGTGCTTGGCTGGAAGGCTGAAAAAGGGCTGGATGAGATGTGTGCCGATACATGGAGATGGCAGTCACAGAATCCAAACGGATATGAATCATAA
- a CDS encoding DUF5107 domain-containing protein encodes MSELRFEYKNMQAADLGEESCVPDLLGERILQNSLTFYLDETDEIYERYGRLADAYPYRQRNNYSRILKEKQIRTAVLENDRIEAVFLPDYGGRLWELWDKKENMNLLYTNDVLQFSNLAVRNAWFSGGVEWNLGIIGHHPFTTESLYVARTQTEQGEPVLRMYEYERIRGVTWQMDFWLEEGCPYLKCRMRIVNDSAEVIPMYWWSNMAVPEYDQGHITVPAAEAYSSGGAYCYKVPVPMVDGTDISDYQKIPRSVDYFFHIPEEEPKYIVNVNRDGKGLLQFSTKRLQGRKLFSWGNNTASDHWQEFLTKDAGRYVEIQAGLGKTQYGCIPMAPHTAWEWMECYGPAHSEELSADVFAQSFEERRACVTEYLAEHDLIGKLEKQLKESKAMALTKAELVTPGSEYGAFRKSSERTAHLEFIRRTPAMEQWEHFFTTGNLHCPDPKEEPDAFWTGEDFLTYLKKTTLGTDAPNHKNWYAYYHIGILEFRKGNDTVAKEMYERSVALCENPWALHGLACLCLGKENKNLSALYIQRGMELKKNSLSYQKEGLKILSRCEAYRAILKQYDGLNKELQRVGRIEYYRVLALVKTGRFEEADSLLNSEKGIVVDDVREGEDNLQDLWMILNHELHQDKEKLPYRYDFHAN; translated from the coding sequence ATGTCAGAACTTCGATTTGAATATAAAAATATGCAGGCAGCTGATCTTGGCGAGGAATCCTGTGTGCCGGATCTTTTGGGAGAAAGGATTTTACAGAATTCACTGACATTTTATCTGGATGAAACAGATGAGATATATGAAAGATATGGACGCCTGGCGGATGCATATCCATACCGGCAGAGAAATAATTATTCGCGAATATTAAAAGAGAAGCAGATAAGAACGGCAGTATTGGAAAATGACCGGATCGAAGCAGTATTCCTGCCGGATTATGGTGGAAGATTATGGGAATTATGGGATAAGAAAGAGAACATGAACCTGCTTTATACAAATGATGTGCTGCAGTTCAGTAATCTTGCGGTCCGTAATGCATGGTTCTCCGGCGGAGTGGAATGGAATCTTGGAATAATCGGTCACCATCCATTTACAACAGAAAGCTTATATGTTGCAAGAACGCAGACAGAGCAGGGAGAGCCGGTGCTCCGTATGTATGAATATGAACGGATCAGGGGTGTTACCTGGCAGATGGACTTCTGGCTGGAAGAAGGATGTCCATATCTGAAATGCAGAATGCGTATCGTCAATGACAGCGCAGAAGTGATACCGATGTACTGGTGGAGTAATATGGCGGTACCCGAATATGATCAAGGGCATATTACCGTTCCGGCAGCAGAAGCATATTCTTCGGGAGGTGCCTATTGTTATAAGGTTCCGGTGCCGATGGTGGATGGCACGGATATCTCTGATTATCAGAAGATTCCAAGAAGTGTGGATTATTTCTTTCACATTCCGGAAGAGGAACCAAAATATATTGTAAATGTGAACAGAGATGGAAAGGGACTTCTTCAATTTTCAACGAAAAGATTGCAGGGAAGAAAATTATTCTCCTGGGGAAATAATACGGCATCTGATCATTGGCAGGAATTCCTGACGAAAGATGCGGGACGTTATGTAGAAATCCAGGCCGGACTTGGAAAGACACAGTATGGCTGTATTCCTATGGCACCGCATACCGCGTGGGAATGGATGGAATGTTACGGACCGGCACATTCGGAGGAATTATCGGCAGATGTTTTTGCACAGTCATTTGAAGAAAGAAGGGCATGTGTAACAGAATACCTGGCAGAACATGATCTGATCGGGAAGCTGGAAAAACAACTGAAAGAATCAAAAGCAATGGCACTTACAAAGGCAGAACTGGTGACACCGGGAAGTGAATATGGTGCATTTCGAAAAAGTTCCGAAAGAACAGCACATCTGGAATTCATAAGAAGAACACCGGCAATGGAACAGTGGGAACATTTCTTTACAACAGGGAATCTGCACTGTCCTGATCCAAAAGAGGAACCGGATGCATTCTGGACGGGGGAGGATTTCTTAACTTATCTGAAGAAGACAACACTTGGAACAGATGCGCCAAATCATAAGAACTGGTATGCATATTATCATATCGGAATCCTTGAATTCCGAAAAGGAAATGATACAGTTGCCAAAGAAATGTATGAGAGATCAGTAGCACTTTGTGAAAATCCATGGGCGTTGCACGGACTGGCATGTCTGTGTCTTGGAAAGGAGAATAAGAATCTGTCGGCGCTTTACATACAAAGAGGTATGGAGCTAAAAAAGAACAGTCTTTCTTATCAGAAAGAAGGACTTAAGATTTTAAGCCGCTGTGAAGCTTATCGTGCAATTCTAAAACAGTATGACGGACTGAATAAAGAACTGCAAAGAGTCGGACGGATAGAGTATTATCGTGTGCTGGCACTTGTGAAAACTGGACGGTTTGAAGAGGCAGACAGCTTATTGAACAGTGAGAAAGGTATAGTAGTGGATGATGTAAGAGAAGGAGAAGATAATCTGCAGGACCTGTGGATGATATTGAATCACGAACTGCATCAGGATAAAGAGAAGCTGCCGTATCGTTATGACTTTCATGCAAATTAA
- a CDS encoding phosphotransferase enzyme family protein, which translates to MHPVTREQRDEAIAHFKYEGTLIKDCPYGSGHINDTYLLVFDIADMGRIKVILQRMNSTAFPKPVEVMENIMGVTSFLKKKIIENGGDPERETLNVIPAADGKPYYVDSKGDYWRSYKFITDASSYDIVEKPEQFYESAVAFGNFQSLLSDYPADTLHETIEKFHDTRNRFALFKKAVEEDVMKRAADVQKEIQFVLDREDVADYFAEMLDRQELPLRVTHNDTKLNNIMIDDKTGKGICVIDLDTVMPGLAMNDFGDSIRFGASTALEDERDLSKVSCSMELFELYTKGFLKGCDGKLTKKEIELMPMGAKVMTFECGMRFLTDYLQGDKYFKIHREGQNLDRCRTQFKLVEDMEQKWYTMNEIVKKYSDN; encoded by the coding sequence ATGCATCCTGTAACACGGGAACAAAGAGATGAAGCAATTGCACATTTCAAATATGAAGGAACATTGATAAAAGACTGTCCATACGGAAGTGGGCATATTAATGATACGTATCTTCTGGTATTCGATATTGCGGATATGGGAAGAATCAAAGTTATTCTGCAGAGAATGAATTCAACAGCATTTCCAAAACCAGTAGAGGTGATGGAAAATATTATGGGAGTCACCTCATTTTTAAAAAAGAAAATTATTGAAAATGGTGGCGACCCGGAACGTGAAACATTGAATGTGATTCCGGCGGCCGACGGGAAACCGTATTATGTAGATTCTAAGGGTGACTATTGGAGATCTTATAAATTTATCACCGATGCGAGCAGTTATGATATCGTAGAAAAGCCGGAGCAGTTTTATGAAAGTGCAGTAGCATTCGGTAATTTTCAAAGTCTCCTGTCAGATTATCCTGCGGACACACTGCATGAGACGATCGAGAAATTCCATGATACCCGCAACAGATTCGCATTGTTTAAGAAAGCTGTGGAAGAAGACGTAATGAAAAGAGCTGCCGACGTTCAGAAAGAAATTCAGTTTGTTCTGGACAGAGAAGATGTGGCAGACTACTTCGCGGAAATGTTAGACAGACAAGAGCTTCCGCTTCGTGTTACACATAATGATACAAAACTTAACAATATAATGATAGATGATAAGACTGGTAAAGGAATCTGTGTGATCGATCTGGACACGGTTATGCCAGGGCTTGCCATGAATGATTTCGGGGATTCTATCCGTTTTGGTGCGAGTACTGCACTGGAAGATGAAAGGGATCTTTCGAAAGTATCCTGCAGTATGGAATTGTTTGAATTATATACGAAAGGATTCTTAAAAGGCTGTGACGGAAAACTTACGAAAAAAGAGATCGAGCTGATGCCGATGGGTGCTAAGGTTATGACATTTGAGTGTGGCATGCGTTTCCTGACGGATTATCTGCAGGGAGACAAATATTTTAAAATACACAGAGAAGGTCAGAATCTGGATCGCTGCCGTACCCAGTTCAAGCTTGTTGAAGACATGGAACAAAAGTGGTATACTATGAACGAAATCGTGAAAAAGTATAGTGACAACTAG